From Salminus brasiliensis chromosome 21, fSalBra1.hap2, whole genome shotgun sequence, a single genomic window includes:
- the timeless gene encoding protein timeless homolog isoform X3, translating into MNWRPSDRRNWQRNVAAPCKEETDRCVEECYLVTTAVFSSFCCRHSRFRGSYVVEGLKSIGEKDVIFHSGLHNFKNYSHDAGKATRRVPKRKQMARDTESQRRSVLNVRLFLREFCVDFLENCYNRLMYLVKESLIREQAQQHDETYYMWALSFFMAFNRGNGCKAELVSETLSVRAFHFIEKNITNYYEMMLTDKKEATSWSRRMHLALKAYQELLLTVNEMDRSKDENIRQSASVIKSNIFYLMEYREIFLTLLRKFDERMQPRSFLRDLVESTHLFLRMLERFCKGRNNLLVQKKKAKRPKRKKKPSAPTENTPEALEETWKIVSEELQACGFQLSEALTEGAVPFDAASEIPVTEQRTEAMIRIQDAVLARTGPEALSLLRAAREVWPEGDVFGSAEVSPEEELELLKQILFAELPRPAHTEAAMDEDEEGAELEEEEELETVRVSETEFNFLDFIKRFANPNIIRPYLLLLRSYGTNTPHTNHCAVRMLHRVAVDLKMDALLFQLSVFYLFNKILTDPAAAAYKELVTFSKYVLNRFFTLAARNNKAFIELLFWKNVGTVREMTEGYSKDGEGAGKKKVTWTPEEEEELRRLYEEHKDSGVSDVVETLLPLLSNTNLTRRQVVSQMVSMGLVDSVKDLKKERKGTRIVLWTEDQEQELQMLYDEYKDSDDILGNILKRLTAKRSKARVVDKMLSMGLVSDRKDLYKKRRRNAPGKSTGMTEDDFFAELSGAPGKDTMDEDEEEDDDLEEDENDCEGEKEEEVRAVPDKKSRRRESAVDKNTSVGTMAQNLRREGMSGPVLWLQNCLNRTADDREEDGVSHPVALVPLTEDNEDAMENKGFQRLLRKIGIRAPADEQESFWRIPATTSIYQLRALAASLSPVEENEGGGQGESEEAVPASLESQQEDEGPDSQELRAHALRALLLARQRKRSPEDTKKDSAVEETAPESPESEAQSAAVGGKTSVKRSRVLDSDDERDEDPPSKMNADPEEDEGSDAEARSAPAKRRRQRVLSDEEDEED; encoded by the exons TTTAAGAATTATTCTCATGACGCTGGAAAGGCTACGAGGCGAGTGCCCAAACGTAAACAGATGGCCCGGGACACCGAGAGTCAGCGGCGCTCCGTCCTGAATGTGCGTCTGTTCCTGCGAGAGTTCTGCGTGGACTTCCTGGAGAACTGCTACAATCGGCTCATGTACCTCGTCAAG GAGTCACTGATTCGAGAGCAGGCACAACAGCATGATGAGACCTACTACATGTGGGCTCTGAGCTTCTTCATGGCCTTTAACCGTGGGAACGGCTGCAAGGCTGAGCTGGTCTCCGAGACCTTATCTGTCCGCGCTTTCCATTTCATAGAGAAGAACATCACGAATTACTATGAGATGATGCTGACCGACAAAAAGGAAGCTACATCATGGTCTCGCAG GATGCATTTGGCTCTGAAGGCCTATCAGGAGCTCCTGTTGACTGTAAATGAAATGGATCGGTCAAAGGATGAGAACATTCGCCAGAGTGCCAGCGTTATCAAAA GTAATATCTTCTACTTGATGGAGTACAGAGAGATCTTCCTCACTCTCCTGCGGAAGTTTGATGAGCGGATGCAGCCGCGCTCATTCCTGCGTGACCTGGTGGAGTCCACTCATCTGTTTTTGCGGATGCTCGAGCGCTTCTGCAAGGGCCGCAACAACCTCCTGGTGCAG AAAAAGAAGGCAAAGCGGCCAAAGCGGAAAAAGAAGCCCAGTGCTCCGACAGAGAACACCCCCGAAGCGCTGGAGGAGACGTGGAAAATAGTGTCTGAAGAACTTCAAGCTTGTGGCTTTCAG TTGTCGGAGGCTCTGACTGAGGGCGCTGTGCCGTTTGATGCAGCGTCTGAAATTCCTGTTACAGAGCAGCGCACCGAAGCCATGATCCGTATTCAGGACGCTGTGCTCGCCCGCACTGGACCAGAGGCGCTGAGCTTGCTGCGGGCTGCACG CGAGGTGTGGCCAGAGGGAGACGTGTTCGGTTCTGCTGAGGTGTCGCCTGAAGAGGAGCTGGAGCTTCTGAAGCAGATCCTCTTTGCTGAGCTTCCCA GACCTGCTCACACAGAGGCTGCAatggatgaggatgaggaaggagcggagctggaggaggaggaagaattgGAGACTGTGCGCGTGTCTGAAACAGAGTTCAACTTCTTGGACTTTATTAAAAG GTTTGCAAACCCAAACATCATTCGGCCTTACCTGCTCCTGCTGCGCTCGTATGGCACAAACACTccccacaccaaccactgtgcAGTGCGCATGCTTCATCGCGTGGCTGTGGACCTGAAGATGGACGCTCTGCTCTTCCAGCTCTCGGTTTTCTACCTTTTCAATAAGATCCTGACTGACCCTGCAGCTGCCGCCTATAAG GAGCTGGTCACCTTCTCCAAGTATGTTCTCAACCGGTTCTTCACTCTTGCTGCTCGGAACAACAAAGCCTTCATAGAGCTGCTTTTCTGGAAGAATGTTGGCACTGTGAGAGAGATGACTGAGGGCTACAGCAAagatgg CGAAGGTGCTGGTAAGAAAAAAGTGACCTGGAcacctgaggaggaggaggagcttcgTCGGTTGTATGAAGAGCACAAGGACTCTGGAG TCTCTGATGTTGTCGAAACGCTGCTCCCTCTTCTGAGCAACACCAACCTCACAAGACGTCAGGTGGTGTCTCAGATGGTGTCTATGGGTTTGGTGGACAGTGTGAAGGACCTAAAGAAAGAGCG GAAAGGTACTCGCATTGTGCTGTGGACTGAGGACCAGGAACAGGAGCTACAGATGCTCTACGATGAGTACAAAGACTCTGATG ATATCCTGGGCAACATTCTAAAGCGTCTGACCGCTAAACGCTCAAAGGCCCGTGTCGTAGACAAGATGCTCAGCATGGGCCTGGTGTCTGATCGCAAGGATCTCTACAAGAAGCGACGGCGCAATGCTCCAGGGAAAAGCACTGGGATG ACCGAGGATGATTTCTTTGCTGAGCTGAGTGGAGCACCAGGAAAGGACACCatggatgaggatgaggaggaggacgatGATTTGGAGGAAGATGAGAACGACTGTGAaggagagaaggaagaggaggttAGGGCTGTTCCAGACAAGAAAAGCAGAAGACGAGAAAGTGCTGTGGACAAGAACACCAGCGTTGGAACTATGGCTCAGAACTTACGGCGAGAAG GCATGTCTGGGCCAGTCTTGTGGCTGCAAAATTGCCTGAACAGAACAGCAGATGATCGTGAAGAAGATG GTGTCTCCCACCCTGTGGCACTGGTTCCTCTGACAGAGGACAACGAGGATGCCATGGAGAACAAAGGCTTTCAAAGGCTTCTCCGCAAAATTGGAATTCGAGCGCCAGCAGATGAACAg GAGTCCTTCTGGAGAATTCCTGCCACAACGAGCATCTATCAGCTACGGGCCTTGGCTGCATCTCTGAGCCCAGTAGAAGAGAATGAGGGAGGAGGACAAGGAGAAAGTGAAGAAGCGGTGCCTGCGAGCCTTGAATCACAGCAGGAGGATGAAGGCCCTGATAGTCAGGAGCTTAGAGCCCACGCACTCAGAGCCCTACTACTCGCTCGCCAGAGGAAGCGTTCACCTGAGGACACGAAGA AAGATTCTGCAGTTGAGGAGACCGCTCCTGAGAGTCCTGAGAGTGAAGCACAGAG TGCTGCGGTTGGAGGTAAAACGTCAGTGAAGAGGAGCCGTGTgttggacagtgatgatgagAGAG ATGAGGACCCCCCGTCCAAAATGAACGCTGACCCTGAGGAGGACGAAGGCTCAGATGCCGAGGCTCGCTCTGCCCCCGCTAAGCGCAGACGGCAGCGGGTGCTGAGCGACGAAGAGGACGAAGAAGACTAA